From the genome of Hippoglossus stenolepis isolate QCI-W04-F060 chromosome 13, HSTE1.2, whole genome shotgun sequence:
TCTGTTGCTTCAATCACTAGATTATTTGTGAGTTTGTGCACTGATGCAGTCCACAACATGGATGACCCAACTCAAAGGTGTTTGATTGTGGTTGAGGTCAAGGATCTGTGTAGGAAAGTAATGACTTTATAATACAGACTGCTGCCACAACATTGGAAGCACAATGTTGTCGAAAATACAGCTGTAATCTGTAGCATTAAGATTTCCCTTCATAGTAAGAAAGCCCAAATCCATCGGAGGACATTCCTGTCATACAGGTGGTGCAGTGCCAGAGATGTTGGCGTCTGCACAGTAGAACATCTCCGCGCCGTGGGAACAGTCTTGTGGGTTGAGGCCGGTCATGGTCAACCCGGTGATCATGACGAATAAGCCAGCTATTATCAAGATGGTGGCGATCAAGTTTTCACCCTGGTACCAGCGGCCAGACGAGAGTTTGAGGATGCACGCTGACGGAATGATGAAGATCAGGGGTGTGGCGCTCAGAGCACCctgtgttaaataaaaatatacatacatgaAGCattgatgaatgaaaacatgtgaataGATGCACATGGTCGAGTAGATCTGACTTACATTCAGCTCCAGAACAACTCCGAGACAGTCATAGGCCAAAGATATTGATGTGCAAACGGCAACTATGAGCATGGTTATGACCACATGTTCAACTTTTGAAAGGTCCCGTCTGAAAAAGACATTGGACAACACCTGAGAGGACACACaataatgtgaaaatgaattaGACCCAGACTGTGcgtgtatttaaatgtataatgcATTTTCTGCAACTACAGCTGCTGGTTTAAACGTGAAACGCtttctttttgttcattttatcaACAAAGCCATCTTCATGGGTCAAGAACTCAAAATACCAATTTCCATTTCACATGTTAAGGTTTAAGCAGTAACAAGTATTAGAATCACTTACCTCTCGTGTCACAAAACACTCCAGTGGAAATGTGGTTATTATACTGAGGCCAAAGCAGAAGCGACCAAATGTTGCGAGGTTATCATCTCTGCAGTAGTTCTCAAATATGTCTCCTGGAAAGTGGCAACGTGATATCAAAAACAAATTTGTGatattcaaaaaaataaataacatgtcaCACGAGGAATTCTACATTTTGTGTTGATACCTTGTGTGAAGCCGGTGAAGGTGGTGTAGCCTGCGACAGCAAACGCAGCACTGATAATAAGCGCAGAACCGACTGAGACGTGGGTGACTTGAGACCAGTTAGCTAGAGTGGGCTGCTCCAGGGAACCATAAATAAGGAAGCTGTTGTGGTGGCATATAAAGgctgaggagacacacaggaccAGATCATCGGAGCTTTATTAAAAACCTTCAAACACCTTAAAAAAAcgttcaaaatatatatatagcatcCCACTTAGATAAGAGCAACACAGTTTGAAGCAGTTCACAACTTCACGCTTCAAATTTTAACACTTCCAAACCATTTGGGAATGAAAGACTGCAGATGGTCTCTGTCGTACTTCAAGTAAAACAGCAGCGGATTTTCCTGAGAGCGTGCACCAACCCATGGGTTGtgtgagggttagggttagtgtgaGAATCCTGTGTGAGattttaattcaatatttactttttttttcgACTTAGTGACTGATTATATAATTGTTTGCTATAGACACCTGGATTCAAATAGCGTTTGCCTCAATTTAAAGCTTCACAGATTgatttttggccacttgggggcacaaaaaccccaaaagattcatattttcttcttactgttgttttgtcttgttttgttctgtgttgttttggtcCCATGTATTTTGCATAGTCAATAATCAGAACGCACAGACTCACCAAAAGACATAACACCTACTGCCTGAATTGCATTCCACTTTGCAAATGCCCATGCGTTCTCTGTCGGGAGgctggagaaagaaagaaaacagagaaaaccacGATTATGTTTCTATAAAAGCATTTTAGTGGGTatttattaagaaaaaaatcaatggtTCACACATAGggacattcaaataaaaatcagtgtGGGTTAGCAAATGGCAGATTCTTACATTTGGGGTCCGAAGGTGGCTGATCggatgatgacaatgatgagGATGGTAAGTGTCAGTACCATCGACAGCAAGGACacctggtaacacacacacaaaaagtttGACAGGCAGTTTTTGAAATCACCAAAAGACATCATTGACATTTTATCATCAGTCTTGCCTTCCCCAGTTTCTCTATGTTTCGATAAAGTGAGAGAGGCAGCGTGAACGCCAGCGTTGACAGCAAGATCACAAAGTGACGCTCGGCGAGTATGTGACCTGGAcccactgcaaacacaacacgTCCCGACGCACATTAGAATCTAAACATAGGAAGCATTCAGATCTGCACCGCATGTTTGGTTTGAATAACTTTGTTTATGGCACATATggtctcattttgttttatctatTCGTTGGAATAAACTTTACGCAGCATGGCCTACCTCCTGGTATTCTCTGAAATACTTTGGTCATTGTGTCACCAGTTGTGATGTTGTAACTAACCAtagctgcaggaaaacagaggGGAAGCATCGTTCTGTTATTCATCAATCAATCTGCAGCACTATAAAAAGCCAAGTGTCAAAGAACAGcattgaataaagaaaataaagcaaacaactTTTCAGGCCACACGGACATAACATGCTGCGatataacataacaaaatattCAAACTTGCTATAAACAACTTACCGATGAAAGGGTAAAGGAACTGCAGCGCAGATAGAATCAGAAACCCAGGGAACCCGAATGTGCTCTGCACCAGTGACTGATAACTGTTTGTCCCCGACAGGTTCCCTGCTCTGATCAACAAGATGATGGAATAATCTGCGATGAAATGACCAACATTATCTTATTGATTTTCTTGATCTGGGAAAATTCATGACTCATGATTCTGATTGTACCAACTTCAATGAACTTACCTGTGATCAACGCAACGAtgaccagcagcaggaggccgaaGGGGAGCCCTGCCTGGTTCAGTGCATACGGTAAACCTGGTTTTATAAAAGGTAAATAAAGCATATATACGCTGCAGCTGAGGAATGTAGAGGCGGAAACCAAAGAcgtaaattaaaaaagcaacatttaCACAGGAGAAAACGAGtaaatcatttcaaaaaacacatgaaaaagaAACGACTTGACACTCTTGGTAGACGGAGATAAATTATTTTGAGCgtaaaaatgattttctttccaaaactgAAATGTACATCGACTTTGTGGTTACAGGTTTCAGattcacattaaatataaagaacattTGGTGTTTGCAGTCAAATTTCATTGATATCTCTAACATTTCCTGCATGTGATCCTCTGGCTGTGGGAAATAGAAGTAGAGAACATGATAGTATCTCAACAGTGAACAGTCACATTCCCAACCATCCAATTAACGCCTCCCTACCATGGCTGCCAGTTAAGTTAAGAactgatatttaatattatctCAATAACTTTTAAAGTTCAGTACAGTCTGGCCCCCAGGTATATTTCTCTCTATGTTCCAAGCCATAATCTAAGATCTTCAAACCAACACATATTTTCCATGTTTCTTATCATTCACTCATTCTGACATGTTGTCGAACAAAAGTAAGTTTTTTAtcacaagttgtttttgtgttattataaAAGAACACAAAGGAAGTCTCACATTGCATTACTAGTACAATAAGTCAGGCTCCAGTGTGTCCCACTGCTGCAGGGGAAAGGTCGAGGCATATTTCTGAGGTTGAAAGAGTTAAAGGGGAGAATTGGGGGCAACAGGCGCGAGTCATATGATACAGAGGCTTTACCGCTGCTGGGCTTCAATGCCGTGAAAGCTTCTCCTTGTTACACAAAACGGCAAAACTGCACCTAATTATTTAACCGAATCAGTTCAGTAAACCACCGATAACTTAAAGCTTGAAATCTGCGATAGGCTGTTCTGTGTGATTGATACAATTGATCATTGGGTTTGATATAATTTAactgattcatgttttttggtTAAGCACTTCAGTGTCGTGGATATTTACCTATGATTCCTGATCCTATTATGGAATTGATGAAATTGAAGGTTGCAGATGTTGTTGACCTTCTTGCTCCTGATGCATCTTTTGGTGGATGAATTAACATGGTCCCTTCTTCATGTGGTAGCTGGGAGTAAAAGTCAATAATGAAGAGTAGTGACAAAGAAAATGAGATGGTCGCTGTTATTTAAAAATCCTACAAGAGAAGCATCACTGTGTACCTGCTGAGCCATCCTGAGCACCTGAGGGTCGCTGGTTTGATTCCTCTGCGTTCTCATATATCCTCTGTGTGActgggacaaaaacaaagaagaaagaaaaaaagtctgttCGTTTCACCTCACAGAAACCGTGGGAAACAAACTCAGCAGCGCCCCCAGCCGGTGAAACTCCACGACCCTGTAACGTCAGCTGGGGATGACCTAAACACTGCAGGCCTAAATCCTATTATTTCAACACCGTATCAAACTAGTGTTAATTCAGCTGACCTCTGGGAAATAGGTTGCACTTACTTGATGCCAAAATATGGATAAATGCAAGTACagttaaaggaattgaaggaTTTATTAAAGGATTATTCTGtaaagctgttaaaaaaaaagaaagacctTCTGTGCAGGCACGCAAACGATTAAAGAATAAGGAAGGAGCTGCAGATATTGTGTAAGCTACAGCCAGAAAAAAATAAGTTTCTCACAATGAGAAATGTTGTTTGCCTTCAGATAATGAACAGTCAGTCGCATTGCAGAGAAAACCGCTTGAATCAAATGATAGCAAATGGATATTGTATTACTTGTATATATTTTTCCACACATAGCcgtaaatataagaaaataagttacacaaacacaacataataaaagtaaaagtattgaATAGTAGTAATAGTCAATTTCGTAAAAACccagtttattttgttgtttttttatcatgtggGAGATATAAACTTTACTTTAAGCCTTTGATATCACACATAATGTAGATTAAAGTGAGATGTTTATTACTGTACAGTATTTGTATATTATgtgatgaaaatatattttagggCGATAACATCTATTCATAAAACTGTCATTGattaaaataatagtaataatgatatttattatcatgattatgattattattattatgcagtCTGTCTGTATCCACTAGGTGGCGTTGCAGGGACAGTGAATGTGATGGCCCACAGACAAGTGACCCACCCAActttacaaaatgtattattagtCATATTCCATTCATACAGGCTGTGTGTCTCTACCCACAGGATCTGCTCATACTGCAGTTGAACGCATCTATGACTGTAAAGACTCTAACTGGCCCCTACTATGTGGCCACACTGACcccacacacgcatgcacaaacacacacgcgcacgcacacacacagctcggTCCATAGTTGCGGCTTTAGCTCTTAGTTTCTGAGTCATGTCGGACTAATTACGCACGATAATGTCCAACCGCAACAGCTTCCGAAGAACCGCTCCCGGCCCTCACTTGGTACCCATGAACATCCGGAAGCACTGAGCGGCATAATGTAGTTCTCTGACTCTGTTCATCACAGAGGGGCGGATGAAATTCTccctgtctttttctctctctctctttctctccctcctactcagttttccccccccccccatgttcAAATCGTGGAAATGACCAGCTTGCGCCAGGACGCGCGTCAAACATCCTAAGCGCACGGACAGGtttattcaaaaacaacattttgaactTCACCCAGGACATTTTCTTGAGTGTTGTCCATCTGGCGAGGATGGGAAACTGATGGTGAGTTGAAGAGAATCCGTTTTTCTCAACAGTATTGGCCTGAAAAAGTTCTTCTTCGTCTAATGGATACGTGTAGATGAGAACTAACttattttctatctatctatctgtctatctatctatctatctatctatctatctatctatctatctatctatctatctatctatctatctatctatctatctatctatctatctatctatctatctatctatctatctatctatctatctatctatctatctatctatctatctataaatgCTTGACTGGTTTTACACAAATATGATTCTTTCTAACTCACATTTTATCATATTGTTAAATGTGATGTCATATGATAAACAGTGTTGTAATATCATATTTGAATAATATCTGATATTGGCAAAGACTGCAGTGCATGTAATGGGCCACAATATATTACAGAACTTAATGGGATATGGCAGCAATTACGAGCCCACACTCCATCTCAGACGACTTCCTGCTCGCATGATTATCAACATTCTTATTAGATTGCTCTCAATTAGAGATCAtcctgtccttttttttttttgctttctaaCCAGGACTATAACCACACACTGTAGCTACGCAACTCGTAGCCTACATTAGAAAGAAAGGAGACTGTATCATCAACTATTTTGCCAACGCCCTGAACGAGCCAGATCTGATCCTGTAGTCTATTCTGTAAGAGGCAGCAGGCATTAGCTGTGAGCACTTAAGAGCTTTGAGTGTGTCAGTCCCTCAGGAGCCCACAGATACTGAGGTGTGATCCCCCCCGCACACAGGTATGTTTGAAACTATTTGTGATTTTAGATCATGCTGATTAATGGATGTCATCCTCATAACCAGTAATTATGTTTTGAATTACTCTTTTTTACTTGTTACtgctttgcagctcagttgTTGGCCGGCTGGGCTTGTCAACAAGCTATAGTGTCTGTAGTTCAGAGgttctttattcttttctcaGCCAAGGACCCCCTAGGAAAATATTCCAGGGACCCGATGTACTGTATGTCCCTTAGAATAATTTGACATAGCCTATTTTCTTTACACTTACTTCGTtatgtgaaagaacaacacaaggaacattTCTTAGAAAGATATTAGacatgaattaaaaatattttcaccatgtCAACACAAAATACCAAAACTGATAATTGTAATGGATGGAACTGGAAACTAGAGACTTTCAAAGATCCCCTGGCAGTGTGGTATCATTTACCTGTACtgtataaaagtaaaagtaatgcctaaaaagtacatttaatgTAGGCTGCATTTAAGTATTTTAGTGTTAAACGgtttgttgattattttctatTAGCTCTTTGGTTTGTTGGTCTTTGTCTGACTGAAGCCTAAAGATATCCAGAATACCATCAAAGCAGATTCAATGAACcagattatattatattataaaatatataaatatatatattatattcacatCTAAGAAGCTGGATCCAGATTTTCTCTTAAAAAATACATCACTCCACaatcaaatatcaaaatagATGATAGTCACTTAAGTTTTCATTGATAATTGAATTAGTCTTTAAATGCCTGTGGAAATCTGGCTGATTTTTTAACACCTGCACTAGCTTaaccttgtgttttatttggaagTTTGAAGCAACATAGTGCACAATAGGatgaaattcataaaaaaaaaacgatcaaAAAAGCATTTTGAGGTCGATGAAATGACGTTTTGAAATGAGCAAtgtacattaaatattaaaggcTGAGCCTGTAAGTGTCATGTAGGCGGGTCAGTCATCACTTAATGCTCATCGGCAGGACGCAgttaaaaaacagcaaataccAAACTACTGCGTCGGCGCTCTGTTCCAGCGAGCGTCGGTGGAAACAGATGCGTCCATTTTAGGTTAGTCGGGACAAGGTCATGATGCCGACAGGTTGCAGATAAATTGAAGTGGGCCTATTTGAAGCTTCAAAGTGTCGCTGCATATCTCAAGTTGCGTGTGAGTTGGGAACAGAGTGACAGAATGATGCAGACCTTTGTGGAGGTTAGTCGCCACAGGTTGACCTTGTCGGGTGCACAtcaaatcaatgtgtgtgttattttgatgttttcGGAAGGTTGTCAAGCAGTTTGTCTTAGCGTTGttcctgtgtctgtcttcaGTTGTTCAATTTTGAATTCCAACTAACACTTTATCCTTTAAACAGTTATATACAACAGTTACAGTCATATGGAGCGACCATTGTCTTTATAACCTCATTTAGGATCATCACATATCAGAGGCACTTTATCCCTACAcatgatggaggagaaagatATGGACTTTCCTGTCTACTGCATTATGTAAACACTATGTGGTGCATTGTAACAAAGGGCTGCACTTGTGTACTCTAAACTATGACGGTGCACACACGTATATCACATTTACTGTCTCATTGTGTGTTTCACTCATGAAGGccacagcacagcagagaaGAGTAGGTGGGCCATGAACAATATCACACCAGAAGAAGTGAGCGTATTTAAAACACACTCCTCACCAGTGAAATGCATCCTATAATTGAATCTCACGGCACAGTgctgcagtggttagcactcACAGGGAGAAGGTTCATGGTTCTGCCagggtctctctgtgtggagttctCCTTGTGGCTGCCTGGGtttactccagcttcctcccacagtcccaaAACATGCAGATTGTATGATATATGATGATATATGAGCATTAATGGTTGTTTATCTCTGTATGTCGGCCATGTGATGGGTCTGGCTGTGCCCCGCCTCTTGCACTATGTCAGCATGGATTGGCTCCAACCCCTTTATGATAAGCGGTATAGTTAATGGATGAATAGATTTAATCTCAGTAgtaatttcatgaaaaacatgaaatggtATCGGTGTAATGATTTGTGAAATGTTACTGGAAATGGTTCACTTTAATTGTGTGAAATAATGTTACATTGAACATTTCTGATtcctgcagtgtgtttgtgttggtgctGGTGCAAGCGTCTACTCTTGTAGCTACATTCAattttacattgtttattcGGGCTGGGGAATAAAACAGTATCATTAAGTATCACAATACCATTTTCAATCAGTAGCAATACAACAAAGTTTCAATTTAAATTGATATAATGCATATGCATTGTGTAAGAATAGTGAGGCGGTATAACTCATAATTCATGGACCTCACATTTGTAAAATGGTTTATTTCAATCAGGAAGTCAAAAGACTAGAAAACGATTATTATCAGATGAGACACTCTCTATGAGACAATCTCTGCATGCATTCAAAATGAAATTGACACAGATGAAGAAATGTGCGTAGTTTAAAGTTACAGTAGATGCTGTAGTTGAGACCCATAACACATGAGACGTAGCTCAAGAGGCCCAAAAGACTTATTTATCTGCGTAGATGTATGTAGGACATGAAGACAGTATTCAGCTTGGCACCAGAACGAGCTCCCTGAAGTGTCCATATCATCGGAAAgtcttcatgtgttttctgaagcCGGAACCATTAACAGGATCTTCCACAGGGAAATAACATCGCAATCATAATAAGTATAAGCCAGTGTCAAAGGTGATATAATAGACTCTCAGATGTAGAACATACGCCCAAAGTCAAGATGAGAGTTCAAAATATGACAGTGTCAACATAAAGTTGATAGTAATTTGTacaaaatagtaataatacgTATTGTTGTTACATGTGCATACTGTGTTCAtaatggttgtgttgtttttttatatgcaCATTTGATTTACTTATTTAGGGTTTACATTGAACCTGCATTGCAGAAAGTTTTCATCTTAAAACAAAAGCCAAAGCCTTCCTTCTTCAAAGTTAATGCTGCACATGGGGTTATATGGTACTATTTCATGATatttaattacaaaaaatataCTAAAGTCTGTGTATCAACCCTTTTTGAAGATTTTTAGCACATTTTATACCTTTTATATTGCGATGACACTGGTAACCATGATAATATGGGTCATTATAACCGTGgtgcaaaaaaaatgttcacaccATTCTATCTTTTGTGTCTCCGTTCAGCTCAACTATGTCTCTGTTGGTTTTGTAATGTTCCgctttgtgtcagtgtgaaccGAACACTTTGATTTGAAAACCACGTGCACGGACATGTATGAAACCTCAGAGTCGTTGGACACCTCTCTGTTGTTGTCACAATTACATCacagtgtgcatgtgcaacTGGGTGCTGAGGGCAGCTGATTGATCAGTGTGCTTGGGATTGATTTCTTTCACAGGGGAGCACAGCGCATGGAAGTATTCTATTACACTGTTACATTCAGACCAGGCAAAAGATCCCAGCGGCAGGGCACCCAGAGAGATGCCGTGCAGTCTGTAgtgcattcatattttatacTGCTTAGGTCTGGCCAACACATCATAGCAGTCAGGCCTATTAGTAGAATGGAATCTTCTTCCACATGCTCTGTCTCAGGCTCTGAGGGAAAAGCGGACTCTCTTCATTTTGAGGGATGGAGCAGAGAAGCAAGGATCTTACCTGAAATTGATCATTGTCATGTCAAAGCTTAATTTTACCTCCAGAGGAGCAGTTAATGAGATCTAATTTTACCACAGCCGGCAGGAATTTATGTGCATGACAGTCATATCCAGGCTCATTATAGCCTGCCACTTCCTGAGATGACGATCTGTGACCAAAGAACTGAACTGCACCCACCTTCCTCTCAAAGTTTGTCGACAGGACTTTGTCACCAGAAATACAGATGATTAGCCAGAGGTTAATCATTACACATTAATCGCTCAGTTACATTTTTCAATGGAATGATATTTCATGTCAGATTTTAAAACCTCTAATCAGAGCTCCTTATCTGTTCTGACCCCCTCAGGCCTTTCTCATGTTGGAGGCTAGCTGTTCACTGTGAAGGTGCAGGATGAAAAAATGGCACAGCTGCTTGTACCGCCAGGTCCAGACAGCTTCCGCCCCTTCACTCGCGAGTCCCTCAAAGCCATTGAGGGACGGATTGCGGAGGAGAATGCCAAGAGGCCCAAGGGCGAAAAGAGAAAACGCAAAGATGATAATGAGCTCAAGGCCAGCCG
Proteins encoded in this window:
- the slc38a11 gene encoding putative sodium-coupled neutral amino acid transporter 11, with product MRTQRNQTSDPQVLRMAQQLPHEEGTMLIHPPKDASGARRSTTSATFNFINSIIGSGIIGLPYALNQAGLPFGLLLLVIVALITDYSIILLIRAGNLSGTNSYQSLVQSTFGFPGFLILSALQFLYPFIAMVSYNITTGDTMTKVFQRIPGVGPGHILAERHFVILLSTLAFTLPLSLYRNIEKLGKVSLLSMVLTLTILIIVIIRSATFGPQILPTENAWAFAKWNAIQAVGVMSFAFICHHNSFLIYGSLEQPTLANWSQVTHVSVGSALIISAAFAVAGYTTFTGFTQGDIFENYCRDDNLATFGRFCFGLSIITTFPLECFVTREVLSNVFFRRDLSKVEHVVITMLIVAVCTSISLAYDCLGVVLELNGALSATPLIFIIPSACILKLSSGRWYQGENLIATILIIAGLFVMITGLTMTGLNPQDCSHGAEMFYCADANISGTAPPV